GTCGCCCTCCTTCACACCAGAGTCCGGCCCCTGCGCTTTGTGGCGCTTGATGTAACGGAGAGAGAAGCGTCAGCGCCGCTCGCGCATCTCGCGCTGGCGCATCGGCATCTGGTCGATCTGGCCGAAAAGCGCACTGGGCGGCACTGGCTCAGCGCTCCGCCGCTTCGCCGCGCCGTCCTTCCCGACCAGGACGACGGCGAAGGTGCCGGGCGCGACCTCGTACCGCTCCCTGAGCGCGCGGACCGATGCCGCGTCGATGGCGTGCTGCCCGTCCACCAGGCTCTCTCCTTCTTCGAGCACGGCGACGAAGAGGAGGTCGCGCTCGCGGAAGCCCTCGTCGAAGCCGGTCGCCGTTTGGCGCTGGGCGAGGAAGTGCGGGTGCGCGTCGGTCGGAGCGAAGACGTAGAGGACCCGGTGGACCCACTGATGGTCGGCAGGATCGAACGACATGGGGGCAGGCGAA
Above is a window of Bacteroidota bacterium DNA encoding:
- a CDS encoding DUF4174 domain-containing protein; this encodes MTRPAALVLLACLAAPPALGQPASPAPMSFDPADHQWVHRVLYVFAPTDAHPHFLAQRQTATGFDEGFRERDLLFVAVLEEGESLVDGQHAIDAASVRALRERYEVAPGTFAVVLVGKDGAAKRRSAEPVPPSALFGQIDQMPMRQREMRERR